The Kluyveromyces marxianus DMKU3-1042 DNA, complete genome, chromosome 7 DNA segment TACAAGAACGACTACGTGGAAAAGACCAACTTTGAACCAGTCTGAAGTGCAACGTGCGAATACGGAGCTTGAACGTAGACAACATAGAGGTAGAACACTACCGGATGGAGGTGCGCAATCAGAAGGGGGCTCATCGTCCTCGTCGAATGTCGCAGTGcataacaacaataatgCATCTTCGCAGTCGCCAACGGTCAAcggtgctgctgctgccgcaTTCGCCGCTACAGGCGGTACAACTTCCGGGTTAGGTGAGCTACCTCCTGGTTGGGAACAACGGTTCACGCCAGAAGGTAGAGCGTACTTTGTCGATCACAACACAAGAACAACTACCTGGGTTGATCCAAGAAGACAACAGTACATCAGAACATATGGTCCATCTATGAACACCATCCAGCAGCAACCTGTTTCCCAGTTGGGTCCATTACCCTCTGGTTGGGAAATGAGATTGACCAACACTGCGCGTGTGTATTTCGTTGACCACAATACCAAGACTACTACATGGGACGACCCTAGATTACCTTCATCGTTAGACCAGAATGTTCCTCAATACAAGCGTGACTTCAGACGTAAGGTTATATACTTCAGATCCCAACCTGCACTTAGAATCTTGCCTGGTCAATGTCACATTAGAGTACGCAGAAAgaatatctttgaagatGCTTACCAAGAGATTATGAGACAAACTCCagaagatttgaagaagagattgatgatCAAGTTCGAtggtgaagaaggtttGGATTACGGTGGTGTCTCGAgagaattcttcttccttttgtCACACGAAATGTTCAATCCATTCTACTGTCTATTTGAATACTCTGCTCACGATAACTATACTATTCAGATCAACCCAAACAGTGGTATTAACCCTGAGCATTTGAACtacttcaaattcatcGGAAGAGTCGTCGGTTTGGGTGTCTTCCATAGAAGATTCCTAGACGCTTTCTTCGTCGGTGCCCTATATAAGATGATGCTAAGAAAGAAGGTCGTTTTGCAAGATATGGAAGGTGTCGATTCTGAAGTGTACAACTCTTTGAAGTGGATTTTGGAAAATAGCATTGATGGCATTTTGGACTTAACGTTCAGTGTGGATGATGAGAGATTCGGTGAACTAGTCGTTATTGACTTGAAGCCAAACGGCAGAGAAATTGAAGTCACAgatgaaaacaagaaggaataCGTTGAATTATATACCCAATGGAGAATCGCAGACAGAGTACAAGAGCAATTCAAGGCTTTCATGGACGGTTTCAACGAATTGGTTCCAGAAGATCTCGTAAATGTGTTTGATGAACGTGAATTAGAACTATTAATTGGTGGTATCGCCGAAATAGATGTCGAAGACTGGAAGAAACACACAGACTACCGTGGTTACCAGGAATCAGACGAAGTTATCCAATGGTTCTGGAAATGTATTTCAGAGTGGGACAACGAACAAAGGGCTCGTTTGTTACAATTCACAACTGGTACCTCCCGTATTCCTGTTAATGGGTTCAAAGATTTACAAGGTTCAGATGGTCCAAGAAGATTTACTATCGAGAAAGCTGGGGAAATTCAGCAACTACCTAAGTCGCATACCTGTTTCAACAGAGTTGATCTTCCACCATATACTGATTACGAATCATTCAAACAGAAGTTGACGCTAGCAGTTGAGGAAACCATCGGATTCGGACAGGAGTAGTGAAATAGATTTAGCTCTagctttctctctctcttttattctctttctttactataacaaaaaacaaaaccaaaaaactaaaaaaaaaaattaaacgTATAAGGCCTCTCATCATAACTTCCTTTCCCCCACACACCCTTCCAACCAACCGTCTCTTATTATTTCTTATTATAATCTGTATACATAGCAAACTACCCGACATAATGTGTCACAAGATCTAAATATTTTGGCAGATGTGTATATTATTAAGTAGCGTGAGTCTTCTGCTAAATTGAATGGTATCATGTCAAAGTGCTAGGCTACTACTCAGTGTATAAATAAAGATATTAATTGTTATATGGAgttattttgtttgataGTTGGTTAGTTAGTTTCTTTATTAACTATAATTTATAAGATACTTGGGGGATTAGGcgtaaataaaaaagatatttttaaaggaatgaatgaattgAAGGAATGTAGTGTATATTGTATAATAACGAGCGACAACAATATAGTTTAATGCAAATTGTGTGATAAAAGATAGaaagaagggaaaaaaaagggtgATTTAAGAGTAATGAATGGGGTGGAaacaaagaggaagaagaagaagaataaaacgTAACTTTATCTCCTCTTCCAGCCAATAAGGCAGATAGAAAGCAGCGATCAAACTTAGAGGCATCAATGTAGAATCATCTGCGTTATCTTCATGGGGTATAATACTGTTAATAGTTagttattttcattttcttcagtttTCATTAAagcttcaatttttttttttttataattattatttcttgattctttctccttcttggtgcaatttaatttaataaaacaacTTGTTACCATTCAGAATAACATGCATTAATCGTAACGTGTAACTTAATCCCCTGTATAAAAGTTGGTATTTGTTCGTTTGTAgaatttttggttttgtttgtttttctcttctcatTATCTCTTATGCCCATCCTTTCCGTCTGGCAGGTAGAATGGAAGCATGGTGATAACAATGATTgggaaaaaatatttgcAAAGAAGACCGGATATCTGGAAGCCAATTCCCTTAGTGCCTTGCGCGGGGGTTGTTCtagtattcttcttggcttcatttttgatttatATTTAggtgatttttttttttgtttgtttgtttttgggTTGTTATAATTTCAGTTTATAGTATTCAATGAGTATATGACATGACGGGTTCATTTTATTCTAGTTTTTACAAGCTTTCACGGTTCAACCATAGTATGCAGGGTTGTCCCCGAACATTGGGAAACTGACGTTTCTGCTATGTTGCATAATATTTGAGTTAGAACGTGGAAGCATTCCGTTTGGAGGGGTATTTGTCTGGGAATCTGACATTTGCATAAGGTTAGATCCGCTTAGGCTTCCTGGTAGAGATACAAACGATGATTGGGACATACTTGGAGTCAATCCAGGCTGACTCTGAGTTGGGAACCCATACATCATAGAGCTATGAGATTGAGGTGTTGGGTATTGTGTAGTATCCATGTACATTGTATTTGGCATGTTTGCAACGGTATTGGAGGGGTAATGCAAAGTGGAATTCATCAATACAGGTTGTTGCGAGTTTGGGGCGCTCATGAAATAATCTTGAGGTTGTTGCACCTGCAATGGTGTTGTTTGCAGGTTGACATGCTGTTGTGGCtgatgctgttgttgttgttgctgctgctgctgtaaTGGTGGAGCTTGTTGAAGCATGGTCATTTGTGGTGGAGGAGGAGGTaactgctgttgttgctgttgttgttgagagAACAGATAATCGTGTTGAGAGGGCATGCTAACGGCAGGAATTTGTTGATAATGAGGAAGAGACAACTGTGGTTGcatgttgttgttggtgttggcgttgttgttgttgttgatgttgatgttatTGGTGTTACCGTTGTTACCGTTgttcttatttttctttttattatcGGTTCCTGCCATGATGTTGAGACTAGagtttctttggaattggttgttgttgttgttactGTTATTTGGTTGCTGGCCACCACTTCTGCTATGATTCATGTAAGCGTTTGATGGAAGCGAGAAGTTACGAGAATGATGTTTGTTTTGCTGGCGGAAGGGTTCATtgcccttcttttttgcaGGGCACAAGTCATCAAAAGAAACTCCGGTAAGCTCAGTGTATGCTCTAACTTTCaacttgatcttcttgGCATATGAGGTATTCTTGATACTTGGAAGCAGCTCCTTGGTGATGATAATCAACTTGCTGATCTTGAGTGTAAACTCGTGACTGAAACTAGCTAGTCTTTGGTTAGTGTAGACAACGTTGTTCTTTGGGTGCTCCAAAATAGCAGAGTAGTTTCTGACGTCTAAGAGAGTTTGCAATGCATAGTTTCCATAATTGTCTCTAATCAAAGATGTAATATTGGACATGAAGATATCAGCAATCACCAAGAGAATTCCCATGGAAGCATTCACGACATCGTCGCCATCATCAACGCGATCCATTTCCAAATGAGGGtttgcagcagcagcggcagcagcGCCGGCGCCGGCGGCGTTGGTCACGGACCCCATGGACCCCACATTCTTGGAAGCGGTCAGAGCGTAATTCATGACGATGGCAAACAACTTTTTAATGTACTTTTCCACCACATTGGAGGAGAACTTCAAACAAGATAATTGGCACAACTTTTGGGAGAGTTTGTTGAACGTTTCGCCCAACAGGTAAAAGTCCAGTTCCTTGATATCGAATAAGAATTGGATGATATAGTTACCAAACTGGTCATTGATCAAAGAGGGCAAGTACTGGATAATTTTCACTgagattttgaagatctGTTGCAAAGTACAGACGCTCAAAAGTTTTTGCAACACACAACACCCGTGCTTGTGGGTTGAAATAGTGATTATATTATCGTTATTGACAATTGCATCGATGATGAAATCGAAGTTTGCAGGTTGGAACCTGAAGATGCATTTCTGGATCACATGGTTACCGTTCAAGTCGTTAATCAGTGTGACGACTTGTTCGATGGAGGTATGTTCTTGGGAGAACCCCTTGATGATCATGTCTATATGTTCTTGAGTTTCGACGGTGTCGATGATCTTTTGTAGAGACCTGGTACCGTACTGGTTGATGGAGATTTGAAACACGGATGGGTATATATCTTTGATCATTGCTGTTTTTTGGTCCGAGGTCAAGTAATCGCAGAGTTTTTGGATCAAGTAGTTACCGAAGGGGTCCAAGATCAAGTCCAGGAAGAAGTCGTTGACGTTTTCGAAGATGAGGTCTCTCACTTGGTCCGATTCCTGAGGGGTTTCCAATTTTCTCTGCAAGAATCTGCACCCGTACTGGTCGGTGGACAACTTGACGTAgtccaattccttcaatGGGATGGAATGCAAATCATTGATGGATGCTACTGCTGAGGCGGAGGTCTtgctggagctggagctggagctggagccGTGttggccctggccctggccctggcccgGGGTTTGACCATGGGTTTGGCCAGCCGCAGTAGACGATGctgaggatgaggatgcTGAGGATACGGAAGACATGGCAACGGAATTGGAGCTATGGGAGGACGACGACGCATGGGGCTTGTGTGTCTTGGTTGCAGACGcttggccctggccctgcCCTTGGCCCTGGCCCAAAGTCCTGCCCTGGGGCAAGATCGACTCGAATTCGTTGATCAAAGGCAACGAGTTCATGCGGTTCGTCTTGCCCGATGCCGCGTTAGCGTTCGCCGTCGCCGAAATGGTACTCAGCGGAGACACCGTGGTGCAGTTCAAGGGAGAAGTGTTCGAGATGAATTGGTTGAAACCAGACAAGTCGAGCGAGTGGGTCCTTT contains these protein-coding regions:
- the RSP5 gene encoding NEDD4 family E3 ubiquitin-protein ligase; protein product: MSISVKLVAAESLNRRDVFRSPDPFAVLTIDGSQTKSTAAAKKTLNPYWNEVFQFNNVSENSILTVQVFDQKKFKKKDQGFLGVVNVRIGDVLGHLDEDTAASGGGRLREETITRDLKRSNDGLSVSGRIILVLTVLPANGRSGASNTSSSQASGTAAAGGSNRQSSSMTNAATIDNRLIAQTVANNLQTTTLDNPDQSQGGAGSGVGAAAAAATNTGSGAGTAAGAGASGGIAGQQSSASSRQYSSFEDQYGRLPPGWERRTDNFGRTYYVDHNTRTTTWKRPTLNQSEVQRANTELERRQHRGRTLPDGGAQSEGGSSSSSNVAVHNNNNASSQSPTVNGAAAAAFAATGGTTSGLGELPPGWEQRFTPEGRAYFVDHNTRTTTWVDPRRQQYIRTYGPSMNTIQQQPVSQLGPLPSGWEMRLTNTARVYFVDHNTKTTTWDDPRLPSSLDQNVPQYKRDFRRKVIYFRSQPALRILPGQCHIRVRRKNIFEDAYQEIMRQTPEDLKKRLMIKFDGEEGLDYGGVSREFFFLLSHEMFNPFYCLFEYSAHDNYTIQINPNSGINPEHLNYFKFIGRVVGLGVFHRRFLDAFFVGALYKMMLRKKVVLQDMEGVDSEVYNSLKWILENSIDGILDLTFSVDDERFGELVVIDLKPNGREIEVTDENKKEYVELYTQWRIADRVQEQFKAFMDGFNELVPEDLVNVFDERELELLIGGIAEIDVEDWKKHTDYRGYQESDEVIQWFWKCISEWDNEQRARLLQFTTGTSRIPVNGFKDLQGSDGPRRFTIEKAGEIQQLPKSHTCFNRVDLPPYTDYESFKQKLTLAVEETIGFGQE
- the MPT5 gene encoding Mpt5p, with protein sequence MMHFQHQPQLSVNSVQSLIEPVTPPLGQMNAKNNHQRTHSLDLSGFNQFISNTSPLNCTTVSPLSTISATANANAASGKTNRMNSLPLINEFESILPQGRTLGQGQGQGQGQASATKTHKPHASSSSHSSNSVAMSSVSSASSSSASSTAAGQTHGQTPGQGQGQGQHGSSSSSSSSKTSASAVASINDLHSIPLKELDYVKLSTDQYGCRFLQRKLETPQESDQVRDLIFENVNDFFLDLILDPFGNYLIQKLCDYLTSDQKTAMIKDIYPSVFQISINQYGTRSLQKIIDTVETQEHIDMIIKGFSQEHTSIEQVVTLINDLNGNHVIQKCIFRFQPANFDFIIDAIVNNDNIITISTHKHGCCVLQKLLSVCTLQQIFKISVKIIQYLPSLINDQFGNYIIQFLFDIKELDFYLLGETFNKLSQKLCQLSCLKFSSNVVEKYIKKLFAIVMNYALTASKNVGSMGSVTNAAGAGAAAAAAANPHLEMDRVDDGDDVVNASMGILLVIADIFMSNITSLIRDNYGNYALQTLLDVRNYSAILEHPKNNVVYTNQRLASFSHEFTLKISKLIIITKELLPSIKNTSYAKKIKLKVRAYTELTGVSFDDLCPAKKKGNEPFRQQNKHHSRNFSLPSNAYMNHSRSGGQQPNNSNNNNNQFQRNSSLNIMAGTDNKKKNKNNGNNGNTNNININNNNNANTNNNMQPQLSLPHYQQIPAVSMPSQHDYLFSQQQQQQQQLPPPPPQMTMLQQAPPLQQQQQQQQQHQPQQHVNLQTTPLQVQQPQDYFMSAPNSQQPVLMNSTLHYPSNTVANMPNTMYMDTTQYPTPQSHSSMMYGFPTQSQPGLTPSMSQSSFVSLPGSLSGSNLMQMSDSQTNTPPNGMLPRSNSNIMQHSRNVSFPMFGDNPAYYG